GCATCAACGTCTGATATCACAACTGATCTTTCGGCCGAACTTTCCGACAACTTCACCCTTGGGCAATGCGCAATGCCCCAATTGGATTTAAATGGGACGGCAATGTGGGCATCAACCCCTCCAATTTTGGATCCGTGGATATTCGACCCAACTTAGTTTCTACAAATATTCTACGCTGAGACAAAGAATACAGACAGTTTGTTTCCTATCGCGGGTGCCGACATGATTGTCTATTTTGTGAACTTTAACAACTACCTACAACCCTTTCAAAGGGTCTGGTGGTGCAGGATCATTCTTTAGACTCTTAGCAAATGCTGTTCTCAACTTCATTACCGGTTGTATGACCCAGGTATTATAAGCCAGGATATCTGTCTCCTCCTTCGGATCTCTCACAACGTTGAACAGATATGGCGACTCGAGCTTCCCAGACGACTGATTTACTTTAGGTTCCCAGACCAGATGAAGTTTCCAGTCCTTCCACTTCACAGCACGCAGTTCGTCCTTGATGTAAAACAGAAATCCTTCGCGCTGGGATTTTACTAAAGTTGGATTTTGGAAAAATGCAACTTGACTGACGCCGTCGATAGGACGATCGGATGGTGTCTCCGCACCAGCGATTTCGAGAATGGTGGTGAAAATGTCGGTTACGTGGACCATCTCATTGGATGTTACGCCACTAGGAACACGGCCTGGCCAACGAATGATGAAAGGCACTCTCAGACTACCTTCCATGGCCGTGTGATATGTTCCAGACCATGGCCCAGCAGTACCTTTGTACGGCGGTCTGAACTCTGGCCCATTATCTGAGGCAAAGATGAGGACGGTATTCTCGCGAACTCCCAACTCGTCCAGATGATCGATCAACTGGCCAACCCGGTAATCCATTTCAGCCATTGAATCAGCGAATTCTCCATGGCCGGTCTTGCCCTCAAAGTCTCGATGAGGCAGCGTCGGGAAATGGAGATGGACGAGCGGATGATACAAGAAAAAAGGGCTTTCAGCCTTGACTTGACGCGTTAGCCAGTCTTTTGACTGATCAACGAGCATCTCATCAATCAACCGCCGCTTCTCGAGGTCATAAACGCAAACGTTCTCAGAATCTTGCCCTGCGAGGCCCTTCATGATATATGGTAGCTCTGCAACCTCGGGCGTGTATCCCAATGCAGAAGTAAACTGGCTCTCGTCTGTTGTTCTCGGGATTCCGAACCACTCATCAAAGCCCCGGTCAGAAGGGTACCTCCCGGGGATATCACCAAGGTGCCATTTGCCATGATGAGCGGTTGCATAGCCTTTTGGTTTGAGACATTCTGGAAGCGTTTGCTCCCAACTTGTGAGGCCTTGAGGGAAACCTGCGGGAACCGATTGTCGACAACCTGTGCGGATAGGATGACGACCTGTCATCAAGGCTGAGCGTGTAGGAACACAATCACTCTCCACATTAAAGTTGTGCAGGAGGAGACCTTCTGTGGCGAGGTTGTCGATGCGAGGTGTCGCAGCACCACGGAggacaccaccaccatagCAGCCAAGCTCACCCCAGCCAAGGTTATCGGCTAGAATGAGTACGATGTTTGGCTTTGATGGATTCTTGGACATGATTGATGACGGCGGCTTCGAGAAAGATAAAGACAGACAAAACAATGACTTGCTTGGACGTGATTGTattgcagaagctcaccattAATCCGATTCAAATCGCAGACGcctagtaattattatttgaAGGATATTGAGATTTCTCCAAGTTCCAATGATCGATATCGGCGAAGCGGCCGAAACTCCACAATTTCGCTCATCGCCGACGCTCACCTCCGAAGGCTAAAGGTATTGCGTCCCTTTATTCCTATCTCCCCACAAACATTCTCTACGAATACAGATACGCAATACAGGCATTCAATGGCGAGCTTACTGGTTCAGCTATCATCTCTGATAGAACTTGAGGATCGTCTTGGTGGTGATGGGATGTTATAAAGACGACAACAAGTCTTCAGTGACTGGATAACCGACTTTGCAAGACATTGGCTCCTGTAATTACTCCAATTCGTCAGACGCGAAATCGCCATGCCTCTCAAGTTGAACCATAGTCGAGACTCCAAAGAGGGTCATGATATTGACAATGCTATAGACTAATTAGgaatttctcttttaatagctaataaaatTAAGAGTTATAGGATTTAAACCTACTACCTTCGGCTCAGAGGATAAGCCATTGGCTAAGCCCGGTAACCACTAACCGCTGGACCACCGACCCCCGATCGTAGTAACATTAGTGATGCCTTGACTGACACACTGACAACCGACCTCAACATAACAAAAGACGACGTCAACCTGGGAGATCAACTGATGATGGTCGGCATCATCATTGCAGAAATTCCCTCCAACATCGTTCTGCAAAAGCTCGGTGCACCTATCTGGCTAACAGACCAAGTCCTCATTTGGGGAACTGTCGCCTTGACACAAGCTTGGGTAACCgatattcattcattctttgCCACTCGATTTCTGCTCGGCTTCTTTGAGGCTGGGTTTATTCCTGGTGCTCAGTATATGCTTGCCGTGTTTTACAAAGAGAAGGAGTTAGCGTTGAGGACAACCATATTCTATTTCGGAAATTATTTCGCCACTGCGACGGGCTCGTCGATTGCAGCTGGTGTGCTCCAGATGGGAGGCATCCTTGGGCTAGCGGGCTGGCAGTGGCTTTTCATCAGTATGTCTTGAAAATATTGCCAGACTGGACCTTCAAATCCGCAGGGGCACTTACAATATGTACTGGCTTATGCAACGCTACAGCTGAGGATATTTTACACACGGTTTCAATTCCCAACACTCGGTACTCGGGTCGGGATAACACAGAGAAGATCCCTAGGTCTAGCGTTTTGTGGAAGTTGACGTCTTGAATGAATTGCCGATAATAAAAGCAGATTTCGTATGAATCTAGGTCGTCTAACCTCGTTTTGCTTTCTCGGACGCGATGGGACAAAGATACGCAATTGGGTGTATTCGCCACCATGGACAGAAAATTGTTGATACGGTAACTCGTCGAAACGAATAAATGGCGGAGCTTTCGAATGGCTTGGGTGTCACCTGTTGAAAGCGGATTCGACAAAGTACCCTCCGCCCACTGTATAGCCAGTGTGACGATCGACCCGGCATCGCGGGTCCGATCCTGGCGGTGGACGACCCAAAGCGCGTTTTGCAGTAAGTCGTGTAAGAGTTGCCTAGATCCTGCCATGTTGTTTAGAAACAACGAGAACCATTCTCGTTCCGACAACAAGTACTGGGCGAGCATAATGGGTGATGCTTGTATGAGACATGATGTCGTATCATAACTTGGTATCATGCCTAGGATGTTGATACGAAGCTCTGCTGGCAAGCGTTGAAATGGGTCCATCGTGATCAGAACCGCTTTCGGATGGTCGAAGGTAATGACCGTGTTCTGTAAATCTAATCGTTACGATAAAAGGTAAAGCGGTGGAGTTCTGATTGAGAAGATGTCGAGTTGGGAACATTGAAGGAGAGTTGATAACGAGCGAATGTTCCGAGAGGGTGTCGCGTCCTTTTTAAATGTGGAAGAAGGATTATCgaaacttaattattatacttttgcTTTGCCTTGCCACAATCATCGTGAAGGAAAGTCATGGAATATTTGTGTTGGATGACCCACCAGAGCCAAATGTAAAGTCGAAGAGGACGTTGAATGCAAAGGGTGTCACGTGCTCGATCACGGCATAGGTCAAAAAGGCTTCTACTTTAATCTTCAATTTCTTCGTCCTCTCACcccctcatcatcctcaaacATCGTTACAGATGTGCATGTTGAGGCGGAAAAGAGACTCTCATACGCAGCTCTCTTTTGAGCTATGGCTACCAACATTGGCAATCATTTCTCAGGTAAATGATGGCAAATACACGAACTTTGCTCCCGAAAGATGATAAAAACCTCGAACAGTACGGAGCCCTAATGTACCATCGAATAACACTGATAAGAAATGTCATTCTTTTCCGAACCTCTGGTGTCGCATGTCCACGCTGGTGGTGTCGCTGGGTGAATAGCATTACTAGCGGAAGCCGAGAAGCTCAGCCACGAGGCGGTCAGCGAAAGTGTTGTAGGGCTCGATGGGAAGCTCGGAGTGCTGGATAGTGGGCCAGGTAACGCTCTCGAGGCAAAGGGCCGGGTCGTAGATGCACTCCAACAGACGAATGCCGATGTGAGCGGTAAAGACGTGGGCCGTCATGGGGTCGTGTTCGGTGGAAACAAGCAGTCGAACCTAGTAAGTTAACGTCAGACAAGCTTACAGAGGTAGACGGGAAGTAACAGACAGGAAAGTTTCGGACATACGGGTGCCGCTCCTTGCTCCATTGCTACTGGGCCAGGGACAGAATCAGACCGACGAGGTAAGGATCCTCAGACCACTCAGGGGGAGTGACGTTGCGAAGTCGAATACGACAGACTCGAGCCATGGGAGGGTTTCCGCCGTCGCCGGGGTTGCTCTGAGGTCGAATGTTCTTGAGGCGAGCCCACTTTACGTCGTCGTAGTGGAAGTAGCCAACAATGGGAACTTCGCACAGGGCGGGAGAGCCGTAATGGTAAATGTAGCAGTCAGAGACGTGGACGTCTTTAGTATCAAACATGAAGACAGCCTTTTCCTCACTGAGAACCATAGAAGTCAGCATggattaaaataaaaatgtGGGAGACAAGACTTACGGATAATGCGACAGCTTGGTGTCCATCAGATCAAGAATCTTAAAAAAGGCAGCGCTTTTGGATGCCGAAGTGATGCTCTTTTGATAAAGCTGAGACAACTGATAGAGGGGTTCGTCTTCCTTGGCTTCATGGTACTCTCGAACTTCGGGGAGGGCATCCATGCGTCGGAAGCGAATGTTGAGGAGATCAAGATGCTGGGCGGTCCAATAGAGAGGATTCTTGCAGAACCAAGGATTTTCGATAATCAGTCTATGAATACACTGGTAATCAAGCTTTGTTTCGGCCATCATGATGACTGTTTGTGCCTTGCGGGCAGTCGCAGTGATTGTGGTCTGGTTCAAgtttgttggtgttgatgttgatgctgTGATTTAATTATGTCACCCctggagatgaagatgaagagttGGCGTGGAAAGAGCGCCAGAGGCCCGTGCGCCATCAACCAAAACAAACAGTTTTCACAAACATGACGAAATAAAACATCAATTGGTTTGTTTTTATTAATGCCATCTCCATTGCGTCTTCAAAGGGAGGGATGAATTCTATCCAGATTTTGGTGGTCCGTCATGATGAATTTGAGTACCGAGATAATGCCGAAATAGCTACTATTTCCTTCGCGACCTAACATCCATTCATCCCTATGCGGGGTTTATCACGGCTTCAATAGCTATCGTCAATCACATATCTCAGTACCTAATGCCAGAACCCAAGGATGCCAGTGACTCCAATATTGTCGATCGCAAACATATGACAGCACAAGATGTTGTACACGATGTCTGGATAGGTCTTGATCTCCCTGAAGCTGCCTTGGCATCACTCAAACTCCCGGGAGACGAAGGTCCGGCTTTGCCCTCATCATCCAAGATTGGAATCCTTGCACAAGCCTCCATTGCACTATCTGCTTTGGCAGCCGCCCAAATCCACGCCCGTCGCAATCAATCCCCCGTTCCCCAAGTCACAGTCCCCCTCGAACACGCCGTAATCGAATACAAATCTGAAAGATTGTACACAATCGATGGTCAACCTACACCAGCCCGGGGAACTATCGGAGGATTGCACAAGACATCGGATGGTTATGTTCGTATCCATGACTCATTCCCCAACCATGTTCACGGCACACTCAAGCTATTGAGACTCCCACTGGATGCAAACAGACAGCAAGTATCTGAGAGAACAGCTAAATGGGCTGCTATAGACTTGGAGAACTGTGCGACTGTAGAGGGCGAGACGGCTGTCTACGCCTTACGTTCATATGAACAGTGGGACCAGCTTCCACAGTCTAGAGCTATCAGAAGCTTTCCCATTGGAATCAAACAAGCCTTGGAATCCTCGCCAGGCCTCTTTCGCAAAATATGCAAGGTGGAAATACCAAATGTCTCCAAGGTCTCCGCGTGGTTGAGATGAGTCGAGTCATCGCAGCGCCTCTATGTGGCAAGACCCTCGCAGCCCATGGCGCTGAAGTTATATGGGTCACCTCCCCCAACTTACCAGATCTCCCTGTCCTCGATCGCGAGTTTGGTCGCGGCAAAAAGACGGTTCAACTCGACATACATCACGCTGACGACcacaagaagcttctcgacCTGCTCCGGGGGTGCGATGTGTTTGTTCAGGGCTACAGGCCTGGAAGCTTGGCTTCGTATGGATTGTCCCAGGAAGAATTGATCAAGATCAATCCAAACATCATTGTGGCCAATATGTCAGCTTTCGGCCCTGATGGTCCATGGTCAGGTCGTCGAGGATTTGATTCAATGGTCCAAACATGTTCGGGGATGAACGTTTCCGAAGCCGAACACGCAGGACAAGGAGAGGCTGCTCGTCCATTACCGTGTCAAGCCCTGGATCATTCTGGCGGATATATGCTCGCAGTCGGAGTAATGGCTGCTGTCTATCATCGAGAGATCAAAGGTGGTTCGTGGAAAGTAGACGTGTCATTAGCAGGCATGATGAAATATTTGAGGAGCTTGGGGCAATATCCTGGCTCAAGCGGCTTCGTTGCTAAAGATTACAAGAGACCTGAAGATGTCCCTGAACAATACTTTGAAACTGGAGATACGGCCTTCGGCATAATGAAGTCGATAAAGCACAGCGCTTCAATCGAAGGTGTGCAGGTTGGTTGGGATTTGATGCCCAAGCCATTGGGATCTGACAGTCCAGCCTGGGGCTAGATGAAGATATGGGCTGTTTATAATCTGCCATTCCGATAGGAGAAGAAATTATCAGTGCTTGACAACAATGGCCTCTGTAGAACTATCTCTATCTGTTCTGGTTTAACAATAGTTCTCCTAATTATTGACTGTTAGCGGACCCATAGCCCGTCAACCCCTGTCTTAGTGTCACCAGAAGGTCTAGACCTCTCAGCCGCAAAGCCACATAATTTCTAAAGATTGATACAAAACAGTCTCGATTTCTTGTTTTCTTGGCCATTTCCTTGTTTCCCGAATAGTCGTTCTTTACAGTATCCTTTGTATACCCACGCTCTTTACCGTGCTTCCATCATGTTCAATCCTAAGCGGATCGTAACCACTTTAGTGGGTGTCAGCATCACTGCTGCCAATGCTGGACCTTGCAAGCCCCATTCTCCCTCTGATGCAGTCTCTTCGTCGACGTTGGAGGCTTCGTCTGGCACCACATCCCTCGTTTTGTCGGTGACTTGGTCTAGCACCTTGGTCGACAGCTCCGAGACGGAGACGGCTACCATGTCTGCGATTTCAAGTCAGAGCGAGACCCTCTCCACGTCCTCAGGCACTATCGAAGTATCAACCACCGACATTTCCTCAATTGCCACTGAGGCTACGACCACTACCGCTGTTGCTTCGGCCACAACGTCGGCCGCCGCCGACACGCCATGCGAAAACCAAATCTATCGAGGTACTGCCTCTCACCCTGGCTACACCTCTACCGATGCCACAACCGAAGCGGACTGTTGGGACGCGTGCTCCAACGATCAACAATGCAACACCTGGTTCTTCCAAGCAGAGGGCGTTTGTCAACTTTATCGCGAAACCTTTGATGCTATCGGCACCCCTAAGAATGAGGATAGCAACCTCATCGGTTCCCGTAACTGCTCTCCTCGCAACTACGACTCATGCAATGACAACATTGGCTTTGGTTACATTGCAGAAAGCCCGACTGAGCAAGTCCCCGGTGTACAGCTCGAACTTCAATGTGCTCAGCTATGCATGAAGGACGGCCAATGTGAGGTTTGGCAGTACGACGGGTCTACTCAAACATGTAACAAGTTCTCCAGCTATTTCGCCGACATCTTCACTGCCCAAGCAGATGCTGCTCCGGGACAGAGAATCATGCTTGCCGGCACCCGAAGCTGCTCTTCCGACTTTTTCAAGCCACAGCTGGAGCCTTGCAATGGCCAGATAAACACATGGAACGCCAACGCCATATCTGGATACAGGTACTTTACTCACATCAAGACAGTACCGCTTTGTGCACGTGCTTGCTCCATCGATCCGATGTGCCTGTCTTGGGGGGTGTTCGATGGAGGCATGATTAATGGAGGCCGGGATTGCTCACTTTCGCAATATGAATACAGAGATGAGCCTGAGGATATATGTGCAGCAGGCTCAAGAAACTGCGGCGTTCCCTAGGTTGTCGGCTCGTGTATATTGGGAACGCTAATGATGAACAATAGGGAGTTGCCAACCATCACCAATTGTGTCTGACGGCGTTCCCCAGCCGAATTTACTTCTAGTATATATTTTCAAATTGTATTTATTGTCATACCGCTTTATAATATGTTTATCTAGGCGCGCTTAAAAACAGTGACTCCTTGAGGAATTCCTTGCTTATCTTGAACACCGAGAAACAGTTTCAGTCTGGATAGAATATCTGACACGGCAGGTAACGTTTCCATATCCAGGCCTTTTCCACCTTCTCCGTCAATCTTGAAAGGTCTCATCTTGAGTTTATGCTCCTCAAGCTCCTCTTTCGTGGGTTTCAGAGGCAGGATGCAAGCCACCTGCGGAGTCGTAACCGAGTTGCCCAAGTACCCAGCCACAACGTTGAGCCAGCCCGGGATACTGGGATCGGGGAACGACATGATGACGCATCCGCCGGATCGAACCAATGGGTCGTTGTTGTCAGCGTTGGGTTTCGGGATCCAAATCTCGGTCTTGACTTTGGAGAGGTCGGGCTTGTCTTGATGAGTGATGGATTTCCAGATGGTGTAGCCTTGTGCATCCTTCTCGGGGGTTTGAATAGCTAGCATGTAGCAGTTGTTGTATGTGGTGTGAGCGTCTGGGTGAGCGTCTGTGTCGATCTTGACAGAGGCGCATGATGCAACAGGGCTGACGGTTGTCAACTGGCCCTTGACGTCAGACCGTTGTGATTTATCGATATCAATCCTCTGAAGAGAAGTGAGCTGCCTTCGGACAGTGGCTTCATCTCCGTGGGCGATAGAGGCTGCCAACGCTAATTGGACGCCGATGAGAAAGGTGAGGGTAGTCGCACACCAAACGTAAGGTTGCGCCTTGACAGAGGCGACCACCCATTCCACAACAGTTTCCATGTATTTGTCCATCTTGCGACTCTTGGAGGGTTGTGAAAAGATGAgaagttaattttaaatgTGGAAGATAGTTAAATATGCTAATTCTGCCAAGACCATGACAGGAACTGGTTGCAGGGTGACCCACGTGTTGATTCGAATGACCTGATTGGTTAGAAAGTCAATATTCGTTGTACCAGTTGCAATCTCAGGGCATCAAAAACATTAGCGGCTGGAGGTATAGAGGACGAAATCAGTAgaacactttatgctccttagactatgcACCTTagattacttatttttataccctaacGCTTAGGAGGTTAttgtttctgctacccactagagcGTCAACTTTGTCGTCTCGCGACTGAATACTCAGTCTGGCCATATGAATAAAATAAATGATGACTGAGTTTAGCTGATTTCTCTACTCTTTCCAAAAAATGGCAGAAACACGGAGCATAAATGACGAAACCAGTAGGTTAACTTACTCTACTTCGACCAGCGCTGTTGAGCTGCGCcgatatttctttatttgaCTACTCGAGACACAAACGGTGAAAtgaataattatattatgcCGTTGTTTCCAAGCTTCTTTGCCTCTGCGTGATTCTGCCCTCAGACGAATTATCCACTCTCCCCTATCGGCATCTATTCTTCGGAAAGACCCATGAGTGGAAAACGGTTGATCGACATTTCCTCGGCGACAGCGCTCGCTATTTTGAACGTAAGTGTACCTTGTATCCTCTTGTTATGGTCTCTTTCAAGTTGGGAGCCTTTAACTGGGCGGTCAACTTCTTTTCTTAAAGCGCCACCTTCTTCCCATAGAAGTTTAAGTTCAATGCCCTTTTCCTGAGCAAGAGTCGTAATTCTCTTCATCTGACGGATTAGAGCTAGAGAGTTGTTTTTTCCAATTGCAGCGTTGGTTCGCTTCGCGAACATCTTTGTTTTTTATGATCTCTTAAGCTTTCGCCCAGGccttctcaatttcctcAAGGTTTTcaacaaaggttaatctTCACGAACATCTTTGGGGATCCACAACTATGGTCCTCCCCATTGTTCGTCTAGCCAAGCGATATCCGAGGCTTTTTTATTGTCGAGTCGTATCTAATCCAAAGTGACAAGCTCTGTTTGTCCCACTGTCGATCCGGCCTCTACTAGTCGGCAGAGTGCGCTGC
This Fusarium poae strain DAOMC 252244 chromosome 3, whole genome shotgun sequence DNA region includes the following protein-coding sequences:
- a CDS encoding hypothetical protein (TransMembrane:1 (o20-43i)): MDKYMETVVEWVVASVKAQPYVWCATTLTFLIGVQLALAASIAHGDEATVRRQLTSLQRIDIDKSQRSDVKGQLTTVSPVASCASVKIDTDAHPDAHTTYNNCYMLAIQTPEKDAQGYTIWKSITHQDKPDLSKVKTEIWIPKPNADNNDPLVRSGGCVIMSFPDPSIPGWLNVVAGYLGNSVTTPQVACILPLKPTKEELEEHKLKMRPFKIDGEGGKGLDMETLPAVSDILSRLKLFLGVQDKQGIPQGVTVFKRA